DNA sequence from the Candidatus Limnocylindrales bacterium genome:
GGTGCCGTCGTTGTTCCAGGCTCCGAACGTGCCCTTGGGCACGAAGATGAGGTCGTCGTAGTCGTTGTAGAACAGGGCGGTGTCCAGGCTCAGCTCGGGGGTGATGCGGATGCGATGGCCCAGCTCGTACGCCAGCACCTTCTCGCTCTTCAGGTCGGGATCGCCGACGACCTGCAGCGGGACGATGAATCCGGCCGGCGGGCCTGCCGGATCGATCAGCAGTCCGGGGTCGGCGAAGCCGAGAGTGAGCGTGGAATCGCGCTCGGTGCGCGAAGGGACGCGAACGGGCCGCGAGATGGACGCCCATAGCGTGTTGCGGTCATCCGGCGTCCACCAGAGACGTCCGCTCGGCTGCACCTCGACGCCGGTGAAGCTGTTGTGCTCGAGCTTGCTGCCGATCATCGCGAACAGCCGCTCCGGAATGACCGTGATCGTGTCCTGGAGGAAGCCGCTGAAGGTCTCGAGCGAGCGCGACGACGGATCGAACTCCACCACCGGCGACGAACGCGTGCTGTCGGCAGTATAGCGATAGCCGAGGCCCCACATGACGTCGTTCCACCCGCCGACGACGAAGTGATGGCGAACATCGATGTCGGCGGTGTGCCGTTCCACTTCGAAGTTGGCGGCTTGCTGGCGGTCGGTGAAGTCGTAGTAGGTCTGCAGGCTCCAGCCGCTCTCTCCGGTATCCCGCGTCACCCGTGCCAGGAAATTGGCGCCGCTCGCCCAGCCGTGGCCTCGACGTCGCATGAAGCTGAGGTGCATTCCGGGGACGGGCAGCCGCTGGTTCTCGTCGAAGTCCACGTCGTAGCCGTCGCTCTGCACCGTCACGCGCGTCTGCTCGTCGACGTCGTAGTCGAAACGGAAACCGCCGTGGCCAAGATCCCACTCATCGTGCGTGTCGCCGCCGGGCATCGTCTCGGTGTGGTCGCGCACGACGTACTTCCCCCACACCCGGTAGTAGCCGTTGTCCGAGGCCTTGCCGCCGTAGCGGGCCGAAGTGAATACGTGCTCCTCGTTGCCGCCACCCGCCTTGAGGTAGAAGCCCTGCGTATCGTGAGCGCGGCGCGTGATGACGTTGATGACGCCGTTGACCGCATTGGCGCCCCAGAGCGTGGCGCCGGGGCCGCGGATGACCTCGATGCGCTCGAGATCCTCGAGCAGGATGTCCTGCACGTCCCAGAACGTGCCGCCGAAAAGCGGGTCGTACACCGCGCGTCCGTCGATGAGCACGAGCGTCTTGTTGGCCAGCCCGCCGCTGAAACCGCGCATGCCAACGGTCCAGGTACGCGAGCCCGATTGCCCGACGAATACGCCCGGCACCACCCGCAGTGCCTCTGCCAGCGTGCGATGGCCGGTACGGCGCAGGTCCTCGCCGGTGACGACATGGAGTGCGGCAGGTGAGCGGAACCAGTCCTGCTCCACGCCGGCCACCGTCGTCACCGGGATGTCCATGAGCTGCTCCAGGGGCAGCTCCAGGAGCCGCTCCATCGACAGATCATCGCGAGCCTGCGCGTCGTCTGCCCAGAGAATGGCGGCGAGCACACTGGCGGCAAGGCGCCAACGGCGTGGGCGGCACGCGCGAAGGAGGCGGCGGGCAATGACGGTTTTATCGATGGATGAGCGCGCGTGGATGCTTTGGTTCATTGGGCAATGGTCCCTGACCGGACAGCACACGTCTTTCCCTCTGGAGACGGCCTTATATGTCGAAGGGGTCTGGTGATGCCAGCAAAACGGCAGCGATGTCGTGGTTTTGAACGTGTGACGTCGCACGGGTCGCGCCGCCACCGCGTCTTCGCGTGCGTGCAGCCGCGGCGGCGCAAGTGGACTTTCGCCCACGTCGAGCTCCGGCTCGTGTTCCGGAGGCGTGCTGCAAGCGGCCGCCGGCGACGGTAGCCTGCAAAGGATGAGCGCAGGCGGATTCCCCGACGACGGCGCGTCGGCGTCGTTCGAAACAGCGGATGCGTTCCTGGCGCAGTCGCACCTCTTCCACCTCGGCGGTCTGACCACGGAGCGGCAGCACCCGCAGACCATGCATCTGTCGGAGTGGGCGGCCGCCGACCTGCCGCATGCGCTGGCCGTGGTCCAGCAGTGTGAGCTGGCGGCGCTCGATGCGATGATGCAGTACGGCGAGGAGCTCGAGACGCTGCGGGCCAAGGTGCAGGCCGCGCTCGCCGAGGGACGAAACATCTTTCTGGGCGGCTGCGGTGCCACCGGCCGCCTGGCCATCACGCTCGAGTTCCTCTGGCGAGAGGCAGCCATGGCTGGCGGCCGCCGCCACGCGCTCGAGCGCGTCCACGGCTTCACCGCGGGCGGCGACCTGGCCCTGGTGCGCTCGGTCGAGAGCTTCGAGGATCATCCTGCATTCGGCGCGCGCCAGCTCGACGGTCTCGGCTTCACCGCGCAAGACCTGATGATCGGCATTACCGAGGGCGGCGAGACGCCCTTCGTCATCGGCGCCGTCGAGCACGCGGCACGCTTCAGCGAGGTGCCGCCGTCGTTCGTGTTCTGCAACCCGGTCTCGGACCTGGCGCTGGAAGTGGTGCGGTCCAAGCGAGTGTTCGAGAATCCACACATCGATTCGCTCAGCGTGTGCGTGGGGCCGATGCTGCTGTCGGGCAGCACCAGGATGGAAGCCAGCACCGCACTCATGCTGGCCGTCGGCATGGCGCTGCTGGGCGAGGAGCAGGGCGAGCCGGTGGTTCGGCGGCTGCGCGCGTTGCGAACGGCCGTGGAGCGCACCGACTTCGCCGCGCTCGCACCGTTCGTGGAGCGCGAGGCGCAGGCCTTCGGAGCACGTGACCACATTCTCTACGAGTCGCGCGACTACGCCATCACGATCCTGACCGACACGACCGAGCGCCATCCGACTTTCAACATTGCGGCGTTCGAGAACGTGCAGGACGAGGACGCGCCGCTGTCGGAGGCGTATTTCGTGTTCCCCGGCACGCGGACGCCGCAGGAGTCCTGGCACGCGCTGCTGGCCAGACCGCCGCGCGCGCTGGACTGGAATGGCTACGAGACGCGCGTGGGTCTGGCGCGGCTGTATGGCTACGACTTCAGCGAGAACGCGCGCGCCCGTCGGCGCCGGCTGGCACCGCCCGGCACCCGCGTGCACCCGTTCGTCATCGCGCGGGAGTCCGACTCGCTGGCGTGGAATCTCGACGAGCTGCGTCTACGGGTGCCGATCGCGGGGCTGACGCCGCTTCTGCAGCACGTGCTGCTGAAGATCCTGCTCAACACGCACTCGACCCTGATGATGGGCCGCTGCGGTCGCTACCAGGGCAACGTCATGACGTGGGTGCGCCCGACCAACGGCAAGCTCATCGACCGTGCCATCCGCTACGTGCAGCACCTGCTCAACACCTACAGCACCAGCCGCCGCAGCTACGA
Encoded proteins:
- a CDS encoding TonB-dependent receptor, with translation MERLLELPLEQLMDIPVTTVAGVEQDWFRSPAALHVVTGEDLRRTGHRTLAEALRVVPGVFVGQSGSRTWTVGMRGFSGGLANKTLVLIDGRAVYDPLFGGTFWDVQDILLEDLERIEVIRGPGATLWGANAVNGVINVITRRAHDTQGFYLKAGGGNEEHVFTSARYGGKASDNGYYRVWGKYVVRDHTETMPGGDTHDEWDLGHGGFRFDYDVDEQTRVTVQSDGYDVDFDENQRLPVPGMHLSFMRRRGHGWASGANFLARVTRDTGESGWSLQTYYDFTDRQQAANFEVERHTADIDVRHHFVVGGWNDVMWGLGYRYTADSTRSSPVVEFDPSSRSLETFSGFLQDTITVIPERLFAMIGSKLEHNSFTGVEVQPSGRLWWTPDDRNTLWASISRPVRVPSRTERDSTLTLGFADPGLLIDPAGPPAGFIVPLQVVGDPDLKSEKVLAYELGHRIRITPELSLDTALFYNDYDDLIFVPKGTFGAWNNDGTAETFGFELSAEWRILEPWRLAASYSFVEVEVHGPVLPQDQGNAPHHLVKARSHFDVTDDVELDTALYFVDQVPTVDADEYVRLDQGITWRATDNIELALWGQNLLQETHREASPTVQIERAIYLSATVQF